CGAATGAGTGAAAacataatgaaatatatatatatatatatatatatatatatatatatatatatatatatatatatatatatatatatatatatatatactgtatatatatatattcttttaatcATTTGTAAATCGAAAATGAAAACTTCCAAAACCCTGGCATGTCACATTTCTAGAGCTTGTATTTATTGCTTTTCTGGTATAATGTATTTCACCATTTCTCTCCAGGTTGATGGTGTTTGGAGGACTCTTCCTGTCACGCTACTTGGAGGGGCGATAACTGCGGGCAGGAGTGGGAGATATGTAGTTTTGGGGACCGATTTCAAGCTCACAGTTTCTTATGATACTGATCACACTGTGGAAGTGAAAGTGCCCAGCTCTTATTTCAATGGGACTTGTGGCATGTGTGGCAATTACAACAATCTAAGAGCAGACGAGTACATGAAACCTGATGGGTCACAAGCAAAAGATAGTAATGAGCTTGGAAACAGTTGGCAAGTTGAAGATGGTGATTCCAGCTGTATGCCCAATCCACCCCCAGACTTCTGTCTGCCAGAAGCAGAGGAGCTCTATGAAAGTGACCGTTTCTGTGGTCTGATCACTAAAAAGGATGGCCCTTTTGCCAACTGTCTCTCTGTTGTTAATCCGGAGAGCTTCTTTGAGAGCTGTGTTTTTGATATGTGTGCATTATCTGGAGCCCAGCATTTGCTGTGTGATGCTTTACAAGCATATGCAGATGCCTGCCAGAGTGCTGGGGTGAACATTCCACCATGGAGAAATACTACCTTCTGTCGTAAGCAATTCCTCTTTACTTAACACCCACTATTCAAAACATAACAGCTGTAACATAATCGGAACCCTTTCGACAATTAAccttgttttatttgcatttgttttagaaatcccATGCCCAGCGAACAGTCATTACAACATCTGCTCAAGCGCCTGTCCTGCAACCTGCACAGATCAGGGCGCGCCAGAGAACTGCAGCAGACCCTGCGTGGAGGGATGCGAGTGCAACAGAGGGTTTGTACTCAGTGGAGGGAGATGTGTTTCTCTTGACGCCTGTGGCTGCTGGCATAATGGCCAGTACTACGAGGTAAGGAGACTAATTGCACTTTGGAACTTCCTATtggatgttcttgatagactTCGCACATAGACTTGCGTAAAAGCCAAGGCAATTTGTGTTCTGAGAGGAATACAACTAGCAAGAAGCAGCTTAGATACAGAAATGGTCAGCTTTGTTATTTTCTGATGAGTTACTTTTTGATGAGTTACTTTctatatttacacagtgaaaactATTTTACTCTCCTCTAAAAATCTGCCTTTGCTTTTGCTTCAAAACAGGGCCCTACCTGTTCAGTAATTCTATTTTCCTGCATTTTGTTGACAGAAAGATGAAGTTCTCATGGAAGAAAACTGTGAAAGAAGGTGTCAATGCCTGGGAAATGCATGGGCTTGCACACCAATGTCCTGTGGTCCTCAAGAAATCTGCAAAGTTCAAAATGGGCATTTGGGGTGTTATCCAGAAAGTACTGCTACTTGCCACATCTACGGTGACCCACACTATAAAACCTTTGATGGGAAACTTTACCATTTCCAGGGCGCTTGTAACTATACAGTGACGGAGACCTGTGGAAATACATCCGTCAGCTTCACAGTTACGACTCGAAACGAGCACAGGGGTAATCCAACGTGGACGGCCATCAACTCTGTTGCTCTTAAACTTGAAGATGTGCATATAGCTGTGAGAAAGAACAATCTGGTTTATGTGAGTTACATTTCACTGAACGGCTTTGCTTCACAATGCCTCT
The sequence above is drawn from the Acipenser ruthenus chromosome 12, fAciRut3.2 maternal haplotype, whole genome shotgun sequence genome and encodes:
- the LOC131740015 gene encoding alpha-tectorin, whose product is MDCRVHNDPHYNTFDKATHHFMGTCTYTLAKLCTNSSSLPYFNVEAKNENRGHPSISYVQQVHVDVYNHRISIVRGNTSRVLVDGVWRTLPVTLLGGAITAGRSGRYVVLGTDFKLTVSYDTDHTVEVKVPSSYFNGTCGMCGNYNNLRADEYMKPDGSQAKDSNELGNSWQVEDGDSSCMPNPPPDFCLPEAEELYESDRFCGLITKKDGPFANCLSVVNPESFFESCVFDMCALSGAQHLLCDALQAYADACQSAGVNIPPWRNTTFCRKQFLFT